GAGCTAGTCTCAGGTCGTCCTATATATAGCATGAAACCCTACTTAAAATTGACCATCATAgatgagaaatataataataaaatctagtgacctggctggctcaggtctggtgttagaagtcgcacctgatcaatttcatgacctctgacatgaccttaTGACTGCTATTtcgcagccgggaccgacaacttAACGTGTTCATCCAAAACTCGGGAGAGGCCTGAGATGGATGAGAAATATTTAATTGgcttcaaattcaatattcaattttcaaatcacaaattatgaataatagtgTGAGTGAACCAATTCCATTTCATTACACCGAACCCAATATCATATCACATTATTACATTATTCTAGAGTTATAGTGAAGCAAGTGCTAAACtcaagttgaaaaacaatgtcACTGGATTTGTATATATGGATCAATCATTAATTTCGAGCTCATAAGACAAAAAAGATTCTACAAAAATTCAATGACATTTTTAACCGTTCTGAAATGATGATGGAGCCAATAAACGAGTGTGACGTCAATGCAATGAAATCATTCTGCGTCGGTTAAATTTGATTATTGGATGTTCATGCAGCTGACGGTCAGCTGTTGACCCCTACAATAAACTGGACTAGACCATTGAATTCAATGAACGaacaatttatagtttattctgGCTCAATCCTTATCGGAATTATAGCGGATGTATACTGAACATCACAAGTCCAGAAAGAACGAGAAACTTCTTGAGTTGATGAACttgtcttgaaatttcgtaACATTGATGAACCTTCCTACTTCCCCTCTTCCATCCTACTTCCCCAGCTTCAGTTttaaggttgagtggtagaaaggactttctagtcctaactccgcctaataaagagtaATAAAGAGAGTATTTTCATTTCCCCACCCTATCACTAGTTCCCTCTCTGTTTCCATTCTCTAcccttcctcttcctccatTCCCGATCATCAAACTTGGAGGTGTTTACTATCTGCTGATGAAATATTCCTGGAAATATTCTGTTTGTTTGATGAGAGAATGTCTACTCAGTTTTCATGAGGGAAAGGCGttaatttcaaattagaaaGCAGCTAATGACGGCTGAGTAACAGTTAATTATGAAAGTTTGGAGTACTTGCCCTTTCCTTCATCATTATTGATAGGGAATGGAGCTGTTGATGCAAATAATAGACTTGacttatttattgtaaacaTTGATTGTaagttattaaattttgaaggtcagtaataatatgaaattgtcCGTGAAATCACTTTGGTTGGATTCATCTTTTATTGTGCTACGAAAATtctcaataacaaaatataaaagcaaataaacattaaaaattcacaaGAGCCTGCTTGTGATCGTTTTACCACAAAACCAATAGCCACTATTATTTGAGATGAGATAATGGGCTTTCAATTTGAGTTaaacaatatcaaaatattttcaatttcaaaaacttcttcatCGCCTTTACAAATTTCACACATCATCAACTGTTTTTATCCAGGCTGAAAGATTAGATTGTTCGACCTGGACTATCCTAAGAAGGATCCACTTTTTCGtcaatttaatgattatttttattaaccTTCCACCTTTCAACTCATATTCCTTTTTTCGTATTCATGATGGTTCGCAAATAATGTTTACTATCTGCTGATGAAATATTCCTGGAAATATTCTGTTTGTTTGATGAGAGAATGTCTACTCAGTTTTCATGAGGGACTTCGCgttaattttcaaattagaaAGCAGCTAATGACGGCTGAGTAACAGTTAATTATGAAAGTTTGGAGTACTTTCCCTTTCCTTCATCATTATTGGTAGGGAATGGAGCTGTTGATGCAAATAATAGACTTGACTTATTCATTGTAAACATTTATTGTaagttattaaattttgaaGGTCAGTAATAATATGAAATGTCCGTGAAATCACTTTGGTTGGATTCATCTTTTATTGTGCTACGAAAATTcttaatacaaaatataaaagcaaataaacattaaaaattcacaaGAGCCTGCTTGTGATCGTTTAACCACAAACCAATAGCCACTATTATTTGAGATGAGATAATGGCTTTCAATTTGAGTTaaacaatatcaaaatattttcaatttcaaaaacttcttcatCGCCTTTACAAATTTCACACATCATCAACTGTTTTTATCCAGGCTGAAAGATTAGATTGTTCGACCTGGACTATCCTAAGAAGGATCCACTTTTTCGtcaatttaatgattatttttattaaccTTCCACCTTTCAACTCATATTCCTTTTTTCGTATTCATAATGGTTCGCAAATAATGTTGACTGTCAGATTGAATTTTCAACGGCAAATATCATGTGGATAGCAGATAGCATCAATGTTGGTGCTGATTCCACcaatacattttattgaagATTAATATTGCAACAGAACTTTTCAATCAATTGATATTCATGAAAGCTATGCGACTGGATTGCTCAAATCATCTTGGTCTACATGATAATACCAGTTCCTGAGAGCTACTTTTACCAATCATCACCTGCCTCTCAAACACCTTCCCTTGTACAGCCAGTACACTGTGCAAGAATAATTCTacttgtcaataataatttcatctaCAATATAAGAAAGAAGCGAGTTGGTTTCTTGGAACAACACCAAATAATGAAACAAGAGAACCTCTTCCTATCCGATTCTCTGCTATATCGAACCAATCCTCAAACCCAGTATCCATCGCTCTTTGACTTCCACTACAACACAATAACTATTCATCCAGTTctacaaatattcttcaaattatcaaaCTCTCAAACAATTGTTACACTCAAGAAAGTAATCATCAATTACACAttccatgacgaactgctagTAAATAActcgtttttgaactattttgacTACAGtaaagttttttaaataaaagttattaaaactagtaccCACTAGTCTgacgtacaccggttagtcaagaaaaAGACTAGTCATGTTTGGTCACagtacttcacatagttgctaatgaagacatgtctaatttcaatgactaatcagtgtgagttgcgtcgcGTCacaagcagcaatgtgaagtattgtgagtaaacgtgtctgatcatgtcttgtcttgactaactggtgtacGCCTAGCCTAAGTGTGGAGCGCTTTCTGATttgtaaatccattttcaacgcTGACTGTAAAAACTTGAATGTAGTGTCGTGGAAAATAGTTCAAAAGTCAATCAAGAAAGTACTTgaaatttcatttctatttttttcaaatggctaatcccaaaaattatattttattctaccgtcaagaaattattatattgaagtagATTTCTTTTCAAGGATACTGACTCCTGAGTCAATTTATTCAACTTTCCTTCCAGCCTTCACCCACCTCTCCTTGTCAGCACTGAACAACCACTGTTCAGAATCGGCGAGCCCGCTACGCTTGCCGAATCCCCTGGCCGTTGACAACGAGATGCCATTCTTGAAGCCACGTATCGTGCGCGGGCGATCTCCCCTGCTGCTGCCTCCCTGGTAGCCTCCCAGCACGCCGCAAACCAACCACAGGCTCCACGCAAGCCACAGATACAGTCGCATCGCTGTTGCTACCTCCTATGCTCCTGGTAGTTACTCCTGTTGGCTGCTCCTGGTAGTTGCTTCTCAGTGCTCCTGGTTGCGCCTAGTGTCTGAAATCAGAATaacaaacaaattttatttcacAGGTGTTTTAgctttatgttttttttttgtcatagtcattcaatcacagctgttttccatgcatgaaatcaagccggtaaacagctgtttgcagaacaaatttaatgaacatatgattctcattacagcatactactgtaatgaaaccatatgttttctttacagtcgaatATGTTCCGAGTAGTTTCGAGTAGTTCCGGAATAGGGACAGCAAAActgatacaaaaaaaaaacaccttcagcgctccaggagGAAGTTTTGTCaaattccacaaaattcctgattcggaatttttaaactaggttatgtttatagaatgcatgtggtaacaagcaggtaatgttttctatttctcaaattattcttctttatatcattatgacaaaaaatagtgtacgttacttggacgtgaatgtctttcaCAGTGCtggaatgaaattctagtctcggctaacgc
The genomic region above belongs to Nilaparvata lugens isolate BPH chromosome 5, ASM1435652v1, whole genome shotgun sequence and contains:
- the LOC111052211 gene encoding allatotropins; the encoded protein is MRLYLWLAWSLWLVCGVLGGYQGGSSRGDRPRTIRGFKNGISLSTARGFGKRSGLADSEQWLFSADKESFPADWFADEMSKNPELAKVIVQKFIDSNQDGRLSSDELLRPLYSEN